The following proteins are co-located in the Camarhynchus parvulus chromosome 17, STF_HiC, whole genome shotgun sequence genome:
- the LOC115911042 gene encoding uncharacterized protein LOC115911042 isoform X1 — protein MSYVAETMNFTHQIIRQHKLQGQRNLHGHLDPFKMLCAGKKSYFAAAVCIMTITSMLAVSYLKLQSLSHQPRVIQEGRRCRGKIAISTITALEGNKTFIISPYFDDRESKVTRLIGIVHHEDVKQLYCWFCCQANGKIYVSKAKIDVHSDRFGFPYGAADIVCLEPKNCDPTHVSVHQSPYVNTDQLLRFEIKNRKHETFSVDFTVCISAMFGNYNNVLQFIQSMEMYKILGVQKVVIYKNNCSHLMEKVLKFYIEEGTVEVIPWPINSHLRVSSAWRFMQDGTHIGYYGQITALNDCIYRNMERSKFVVLIDADEIILPLKHPNWKTMMNSLQEQNPGTSVFLFENHIFPETISSHTFNISSWNTVPGVNILQHVYREPDLKNVMNPRKMIVDPRKVVQTSVHSVLRAYGKSVYVPMDVALIYHCRKALQRNLPRESLIRDTTLWRYNLSLIMNVNKVLSQTMLQTQN, from the exons ATGAGTTATGTTGCAGAAACCATGAATTTCACTCATCAAATt ataAGGCAGCATAAATTACAAGGACAAAGAAATTTGCATGGACATTTAGATCCGTTCAAAATGTTGTGTGCTGGGAAAAAATCttactttgctgctgctgtgtgcattATGACTATAACTTCAATGCTTGCAGTTTCTTATCTGAAGTTACAGAGTCTTTCTCATCAGCCAAGAGTAATTCAAGAAGGTAGAAGATGTAGAGGGAAAATTGCCATTAGCACAATAACAGCATTAGAAGGTAACAAAACTTTTATTATATCCCCATACTTTGATGACAGAGAAAGCAAAGTCACTCGTCTGATTGGGATTGTTCACCATGAAGATGTAAAACAACTGTACTGCTGGTTCTGCTGTCAGGCCAATGGAAAGATATATGtatcaaaagcaaaaattgaTGTTCACTCAGATAGATTTGGATTCCCTTATGGTGCAGCAGATATAGTTTGTTTGGAACCTAAAAATTGTGATCCAACACATGTATCAGTTCATCAGTCTCCATATGTAAATACTGACCAGCTGCTGAggtttgaaattaaaaatcgCAAGCATGAGACCTTTTCTGTTGACTTCACCGTGTGCATTTCTGCCATGTTTGGAAACTACAACAATGTCTTGCAGTTTATACAGAGTATGGAAATGTATAAGATTCTTGGAGTACAGAAAGTGGTGATCTATAAGAACAACTGCAGCCATCTGATGGAGAAAGTCTTGAAGTTTTATATAGAAGAAGGAACTGTTGAGGTAATTCCCTGGCCAATAAACTCACATCTCAGGGTTTCTTCTGCATGGCGCTTCATGCAAGACGGGACACACATTGGCTACTATGGACAAATCACAGCTCTAAATGACTGTATATACCGTAACATGGAAAGGAGCAAGTTTGTGGTCCTAATTGATGCTGATGAAATAATTCTTCCCCTTAAACACccaaactggaaaacaatgatGAACAGTCTTCAGGAGCAAAACCCAGGGACTAGTGTTTTCCTCTTTGAGAACCATATCTTCCCAGAAACCATATCTTCTCACACGTTCAACATTTCATCTTGGAATACTGTGCCAGGTGTTAACATATTACAGCATGTATACAGAGAGCCTGACTTGAAAAATGTAATGAATCCCAGGAAAATGATAGTTGATCCACGAAAGGTGGTTCAGACTTCAGTCCATTCTGTCCTACGTGCTTATGGGAAGAGCGTGTATGTTCCCATGGATGTTGCCCTCATTTATCACTGTCGGAAGGCCCTTCAAAGAAACCTTCCCAGAGAATCTCTCATCAGGGATACAACACTGTGGAGATATAACTTATCATTAATCATGAACGTTAACAAGGTTCTGTCTCAAACCATGCTGCAAACTCAAAATTGA
- the LOC115911042 gene encoding uncharacterized protein LOC115911042 isoform X2, whose product MLCAGKKSYFAAAVCIMTITSMLAVSYLKLQSLSHQPRVIQEGRRCRGKIAISTITALEGNKTFIISPYFDDRESKVTRLIGIVHHEDVKQLYCWFCCQANGKIYVSKAKIDVHSDRFGFPYGAADIVCLEPKNCDPTHVSVHQSPYVNTDQLLRFEIKNRKHETFSVDFTVCISAMFGNYNNVLQFIQSMEMYKILGVQKVVIYKNNCSHLMEKVLKFYIEEGTVEVIPWPINSHLRVSSAWRFMQDGTHIGYYGQITALNDCIYRNMERSKFVVLIDADEIILPLKHPNWKTMMNSLQEQNPGTSVFLFENHIFPETISSHTFNISSWNTVPGVNILQHVYREPDLKNVMNPRKMIVDPRKVVQTSVHSVLRAYGKSVYVPMDVALIYHCRKALQRNLPRESLIRDTTLWRYNLSLIMNVNKVLSQTMLQTQN is encoded by the coding sequence ATGTTGTGTGCTGGGAAAAAATCttactttgctgctgctgtgtgcattATGACTATAACTTCAATGCTTGCAGTTTCTTATCTGAAGTTACAGAGTCTTTCTCATCAGCCAAGAGTAATTCAAGAAGGTAGAAGATGTAGAGGGAAAATTGCCATTAGCACAATAACAGCATTAGAAGGTAACAAAACTTTTATTATATCCCCATACTTTGATGACAGAGAAAGCAAAGTCACTCGTCTGATTGGGATTGTTCACCATGAAGATGTAAAACAACTGTACTGCTGGTTCTGCTGTCAGGCCAATGGAAAGATATATGtatcaaaagcaaaaattgaTGTTCACTCAGATAGATTTGGATTCCCTTATGGTGCAGCAGATATAGTTTGTTTGGAACCTAAAAATTGTGATCCAACACATGTATCAGTTCATCAGTCTCCATATGTAAATACTGACCAGCTGCTGAggtttgaaattaaaaatcgCAAGCATGAGACCTTTTCTGTTGACTTCACCGTGTGCATTTCTGCCATGTTTGGAAACTACAACAATGTCTTGCAGTTTATACAGAGTATGGAAATGTATAAGATTCTTGGAGTACAGAAAGTGGTGATCTATAAGAACAACTGCAGCCATCTGATGGAGAAAGTCTTGAAGTTTTATATAGAAGAAGGAACTGTTGAGGTAATTCCCTGGCCAATAAACTCACATCTCAGGGTTTCTTCTGCATGGCGCTTCATGCAAGACGGGACACACATTGGCTACTATGGACAAATCACAGCTCTAAATGACTGTATATACCGTAACATGGAAAGGAGCAAGTTTGTGGTCCTAATTGATGCTGATGAAATAATTCTTCCCCTTAAACACccaaactggaaaacaatgatGAACAGTCTTCAGGAGCAAAACCCAGGGACTAGTGTTTTCCTCTTTGAGAACCATATCTTCCCAGAAACCATATCTTCTCACACGTTCAACATTTCATCTTGGAATACTGTGCCAGGTGTTAACATATTACAGCATGTATACAGAGAGCCTGACTTGAAAAATGTAATGAATCCCAGGAAAATGATAGTTGATCCACGAAAGGTGGTTCAGACTTCAGTCCATTCTGTCCTACGTGCTTATGGGAAGAGCGTGTATGTTCCCATGGATGTTGCCCTCATTTATCACTGTCGGAAGGCCCTTCAAAGAAACCTTCCCAGAGAATCTCTCATCAGGGATACAACACTGTGGAGATATAACTTATCATTAATCATGAACGTTAACAAGGTTCTGTCTCAAACCATGCTGCAAACTCAAAATTGA